Proteins from a single region of Mustela erminea isolate mMusErm1 chromosome X, mMusErm1.Pri, whole genome shotgun sequence:
- the RPL10 gene encoding 60S ribosomal protein L10 isoform X1, with protein sequence MGRRPARCYRYCKNKPYPKSRFCRGVPDAKIRIFDLGRKKAKVDEFPLCGHMVSDEYEQLSSEALEAARICANKYMVKSCGKDGFHIRVRLHPFHVIRINKMLSCAGADRLQTGMRGAFGKPQGTVARVHIGQVIMSIRTKLQNKEHVIEALRRAKFKFPGRQKIHISKKWGFTKFNADEFEDMVAEKRLIPDGCGVKYIPNRGPLDKWRALHS encoded by the exons ATGGGCCGCCGCCCCGCCCGGTG ttACCGGTATTGCAAGAACAAGCCGTATCCAAAATCTCGCTTCTGCAGAGGTGTCCCTG ATGCCAAGATTCGCATCTTTGACCTGGGGCGGAAGAAGGCAAAAGTAGATGAGTTCCCACTGTGCGGCCACATGGTGTCCGATGAGTACGAGCAGCTCTCCTCTGAAG CCCTGGAGGCTGCCCGTATTTGTGCCAACAAATACATGGTGAAAAGCTGTGGCAAAGATGGTTTTCACATCCGAGTGCGGCTCCATCCCTTCCATGTCATCCGCATCAACAAGATGTTGTCCTGTGCTGGAGCAGACAG GCTGCAAACAGGTATGCGGGGTGCCTTTGGAAAGCCCCAGGGCACAGTAGCCAGGGTCCACATTGGCCAAGTCATCATGTCCATCCGTACCAAGCTGCAGAACAAGGAGCATGTGATTGAGGCCCTACGCAGGGCCAAGTTCAAGTTCCCTGGCCGCCAGAAG ATCCACATCTCCAAGAAGTGGGGCTTTACTAAGTTCAATGCGGATGAATTTGAAGACATGGTGGCTGAAAAGCGGCTTATCCCAGATGGCTGTGGGGTCAAATACATCCCTAACCGTGGTCCCTTGGACAAATGGAGGGCTCTGCACTCATGA
- the RPL10 gene encoding 60S ribosomal protein L10 isoform X3, whose amino-acid sequence MGRRPARCYRYCKNKPYPKSRFCRGVPDAKIRIFDLGRKKAKVDEFPLCGHMVSDEYEQLSSEALEAARICANKYMVKSCGKDGFHIRVRLHPFHVIRINKMLSCAGADRYAGCLWKAPGHSSQGPHWPSHHVHPYQAAEQGACD is encoded by the exons ATGGGCCGCCGCCCCGCCCGGTG ttACCGGTATTGCAAGAACAAGCCGTATCCAAAATCTCGCTTCTGCAGAGGTGTCCCTG ATGCCAAGATTCGCATCTTTGACCTGGGGCGGAAGAAGGCAAAAGTAGATGAGTTCCCACTGTGCGGCCACATGGTGTCCGATGAGTACGAGCAGCTCTCCTCTGAAG CCCTGGAGGCTGCCCGTATTTGTGCCAACAAATACATGGTGAAAAGCTGTGGCAAAGATGGTTTTCACATCCGAGTGCGGCTCCATCCCTTCCATGTCATCCGCATCAACAAGATGTTGTCCTGTGCTGGAGCAGACAG GTATGCGGGGTGCCTTTGGAAAGCCCCAGGGCACAGTAGCCAGGGTCCACATTGGCCAAGTCATCATGTCCATCCGTACCAAGCTGCAGAACAAGGAGCATGTGATTGA
- the RPL10 gene encoding 60S ribosomal protein L10 isoform X2: MVSDEYEQLSSEALEAARICANKYMVKSCGKDGFHIRVRLHPFHVIRINKMLSCAGADRLQTGMRGAFGKPQGTVARVHIGQVIMSIRTKLQNKEHVIEALRRAKFKFPGRQKIHISKKWGFTKFNADEFEDMVAEKRLIPDGCGVKYIPNRGPLDKWRALHS, encoded by the exons ATGGTGTCCGATGAGTACGAGCAGCTCTCCTCTGAAG CCCTGGAGGCTGCCCGTATTTGTGCCAACAAATACATGGTGAAAAGCTGTGGCAAAGATGGTTTTCACATCCGAGTGCGGCTCCATCCCTTCCATGTCATCCGCATCAACAAGATGTTGTCCTGTGCTGGAGCAGACAG GCTGCAAACAGGTATGCGGGGTGCCTTTGGAAAGCCCCAGGGCACAGTAGCCAGGGTCCACATTGGCCAAGTCATCATGTCCATCCGTACCAAGCTGCAGAACAAGGAGCATGTGATTGAGGCCCTACGCAGGGCCAAGTTCAAGTTCCCTGGCCGCCAGAAG ATCCACATCTCCAAGAAGTGGGGCTTTACTAAGTTCAATGCGGATGAATTTGAAGACATGGTGGCTGAAAAGCGGCTTATCCCAGATGGCTGTGGGGTCAAATACATCCCTAACCGTGGTCCCTTGGACAAATGGAGGGCTCTGCACTCATGA